ATCAGACCACCTACCACAGCActtcccaggagctgctggcccttGGGAGGCACTTCAAAGgaggcttttttctttgcctttgtaATTTGAACTGTGAATTTCATCTCAGAGCTTAAGAGGAGGGAGCAAGGTCTGCCACTTAGATTgtgcagcagctccttctcAGAGAGGTGTGACAGGGAGGCAGCAGGTTAGGTTTACAGGACTGGCACAGCTCACCAATGTCTTTACACTGCCCGAAATACTGGCAATTTGTAAATGAAACACTTGCAACTGGTGACACtgcaaaatcaaagcaaaagctATGGCAAAGGCGGGCAACAGAGaggttttctctgcatttctttcGGTGGTGGCATTGAGCGAGCTGCAGGCACTATATGTTCCAGGTGTCAGTGCAGGTGTCACACAAAGGAAACATATGAAAGTGCCAAGGCACTGCTCAGACCAAGCTACAGACTCCAGTCTTCTCTCCCAGGGGATCAGCCCATTAAGGAATCCCGAGAGCAGTTTGCAGACAGATGATTTAACTACACAGTCCACAGGGGATGCAATAGGCAGATCACAGTGAAAGAGCTTTCTGAACCAAGAATAAATCTGGCTCATCCTCAAAGTTTTGGCAGCCCATTTAACAGATTGTAGTTGGGTGATGTAAAAAAGATCACTCCTTGTCTCAGTAGCTGaattcaaataaagaaaaaaaaccactccaatgcattgttttcagtgaatgtgaaacaaagttttcagcaAACCACACCTTACTCATTTCACGTCAAATGCAAACATTTCCTTTGacagaaaatgaataatttcaCTCCACACATTCCCAGCTGAGCATTTCCTAACCCTCCTTAGAAAcagtcttctgttttctcccacAGAGGCTGTGTCCGATTCTCCCTTCAAGATCTCGCACCCCTCCTGGTGAGCAGAAATGGGGGACTGGAGTTTCCTGGGAGAGTTCCTCGAGGAGGTTCACAAACACTCCACGGTGGTAGGGAAGGTCTGGTTGACTGTGCTCTTCATCTTCCggatgctggtgctgggcacagcagctgaGTCCTCCTGGGGGGATGAGCAGTCTGACTTCATGTGCGACACCCAGCAGCCTGGCTGCGAGAACGTCTGCTACGACAAGGCTTTCCCTATCTCTCATGTCAGGTTTTGGGTCCTCCAGATCATCTTTGTCTCCACCCCATCTCTGGTGTACATGGGCCATGCAATGCACACGGTGCGCatggaggagaagaggaagatgaaggaGGCAGAACTAGAGGCCCGTGAGATGAAGAACAACGGTGACACATACTACCAGCAGAAGTCTGCTCTGGTAGAGAAGGCTGAACTCTCTTGCTGGGATGAATCAGGAGGCAAAATCATACTCAGGGGCAGTCTGCTGAACACCTACGTCTACAGCATTTTGATTCGCACAGCCATGGAAGTGGCCTTCATTGTGGGACAGTACATCTTGTACGGCATCTTCCTGGAGACCCTGTATATCTGCCAGCGGGCACCTTGCCCCCACCCCGTCAACTGCTACGTTTCCCGCCCCACAGAGAAGAACGTGTTCATTGTCTTTATGCTGGCTGTGGCAGTGCTCTCCCTCTTCCTCAGTCTGGCCGAGCTGTACCACTTGGGCTGGAAGAAAGCCAAAGAGAGGTGCTCCCGATCCTacaagcacagccccagcacagcccctggcaGACTGGAGTCTGCCCCACAGGCAGAGAGGGCCCAGATGTACACTCCTCCACCAGATTTTAACCAGTGCTTGTCGAGTCCCAACGGCAAGTTCATCAGCCCCTTCAACAACAAGATGGCCTCCCAGCAGAACACCGCCAACTTTGCCACTGAGAGGGTCCATGGCCAAGATGATGCTGCTGGTGAAGGGCCCTTCATTAAGTCCAGCTACTCGGAGAGCCCAGAGGTGGCCAACGAGTGCGCAGCACCCGCGTTCCCTGAGAACTACTTCAATGAGAAACGCCGGTTCAGCAAGACCAGCCGTGCCAGCAGCAAGGCAAGGTCGGATGACCTGTCTGTGTGACCTGGCTCCAGGAGGGATGAGAAGAAGGAGCATTCTCAGCACTTAGCAGACCTTCTGCAAAGTGGACTCCAGACTTTTGCCACTAACCTCGCTCCGTTTTAACACCCTCTTGCTCCTTTCCAGTGAACATCATTGTTGTATCGCAGACAGCGCCTGTCACAGCTTAAGGCAGGGACAGCCACTGGGAGACACACACTGAAGAGAGGCACCAATCTCAAGATGTGAAGCTCTAGGCCATATTTTCATCATGGGATGCACAGGGATCTGAGACTCACCATCCTCAGCCTAGCAGAGCACAGACTCCTGAGGCTGACCAGCAGGTATCTGCTGTGACATTGTATTCAACAGACTGAACCTCAACCCCCTTACATCTTTGTGTCTATTCAACATTTGCCACATCAGCTTGGCAGTTATACAGAGCTGAAGCTTCCCTCacctgcaggaagcagaaacGCACTGGTAGGCCTTCTGAAAGACTTTCTTG
This Lathamus discolor isolate bLatDis1 chromosome 4, bLatDis1.hap1, whole genome shotgun sequence DNA region includes the following protein-coding sequences:
- the GJA5 gene encoding gap junction alpha-5 protein, with the translated sequence MGDWSFLGEFLEEVHKHSTVVGKVWLTVLFIFRMLVLGTAAESSWGDEQSDFMCDTQQPGCENVCYDKAFPISHVRFWVLQIIFVSTPSLVYMGHAMHTVRMEEKRKMKEAELEAREMKNNGDTYYQQKSALVEKAELSCWDESGGKIILRGSLLNTYVYSILIRTAMEVAFIVGQYILYGIFLETLYICQRAPCPHPVNCYVSRPTEKNVFIVFMLAVAVLSLFLSLAELYHLGWKKAKERCSRSYKHSPSTAPGRLESAPQAERAQMYTPPPDFNQCLSSPNGKFISPFNNKMASQQNTANFATERVHGQDDAAGEGPFIKSSYSESPEVANECAAPAFPENYFNEKRRFSKTSRASSKARSDDLSV